From a region of the Babylonia areolata isolate BAREFJ2019XMU chromosome 21, ASM4173473v1, whole genome shotgun sequence genome:
- the LOC143296185 gene encoding PCI domain-containing protein 2-like, which produces IDQLPMKDRFSLFQLITYRFYVGRKNMFDSDFKAAEEFLTFAFQHCHRESKKNKHFILIYLIPVKMLLGHMSKQDLLRKYDLLQFADITKAVASGNLLQLNEALEKHEAFFIRCGIYLILEKLKKITYRNLFKKVYNVESNWRTLHELIYRLV; this is translated from the exons attgaCCAGCTGCCCATGAAGGACCGCTTCAGCCTCTTCCAGCTCATCACCTACAGGTTCTATGTGGGTAGGAAGAACATGTTTGACAGTGACTTCAAAGCTGCGGAGGAGTTCCTGACCTTTGCCTTCCAGCACTGTCACCGtgagagcaagaagaacaagcacTTCATCCTCATCTACCTTATCCCTGTCAAAATGCTGCTGGGTCACATGTCAAAGCAGGACCTGCTCCGTAAATATGATCTCCTGCAGTTTGCTGACATCACAAAAGCTGTGGCGTCCGGCAACTTGCTACAGCTGAACGAGGCTCTGGAGAAACACGAGGCGTTCTTCATCCGCTGCGGCATCTACCTCATCCTGGAGAAGCTGAAGAAGATCACCTACAGGAACCTCTTCAAGAAAGTGTAT aatgtggagtcaaACTGGAGGACCCTGCACGAGCTGATCtacagactggtttga